The DNA window AGCTTATAAGAGAAGGTTATGGAATATTGGCAGGGACATCTGAAGAGGGAGTGTATAAAGCGTTGATCAAAGGAATTGAAGAAAAATTAGATGGGAAGAATCCGTTTGGTGACGGAAAGGCATCTGAAAGAATAATATCTTACATTTTGGAGTGAAATTATGAATTTAGAAAGATTTATTTTAAATGGAGAATTTAAAAAAGTTGTAGAATTTTTGGAAAAAGGTGCAAAAAGTGCGAAAGATTTCAATATTTTGGGGGTTGCGTATTATAACCTTGGAAAAAGAAATAAGGCCATTTCAAACTTTAAAAGGGCACTCTATTTGGACCAAAATAACATAGATGCGCTTTTTAATCTTTCTGAAATATACATTCAACTTGGAAAATATGTTAAAGCAAAAGATTACGTGTTAATGCTTTTAAAAATGTATCCTACGTGGGATGTTTACGATATGTTATCGAATATTTATACGTTTGAAGGTTTTTTTGAGAGTGCATATGAGAGTTTAAAGAAAGCAATAGCGATAGCACCTCAAGAAAAAGCACATCTATTGAGAGAAAAGCTTGACTTATTAACGGAAAGAATGGAGAAAGTAAAATTGCAAAAAAAGCTTGCAATAGTGTGTGCAAAGGGATTTGATAATTTTATAGATGATATAGTACATGAATTATCTGATCAATATTGGGTGCAGCGTAGGGTAGTTAAAACTGAAAAAGAAATAAAAGATGCGATTAATTGGGCAGATATTGTATGGCTTGAATGGGCAAATGAAGTTGCTGTTATAGCTACAAATTATCCTGAAATTAAGGGAAAGCGTGTTGTTTTAAGACTTCATGGATATGAGTCGTTGAGAAAAGATTTTCTTTTAAAGATAAATTGGAATAATGTTGATGATTTGATATTTGTTGCGAAAAATGTTATGAAAACGGCTGTGGAAAACCAGCCAATTATACAAACTATTCCGATTCACTTTGTTCCGAATGGGATAAACCTTGAAAAATACAAATACAAAGTACGTGAAAAAGGTTACAACATAGGTTTTCTTGGATTTTTCAACTACAAGAAAAATCCCATATTAGCTGTCCAGATTCTAAAGAAATTGGTGGATAAGGATAAAAAATATAAACTTTATTGGGCGGGTCAGATACAGGATGATAGGATGTGGAGGTATATAAATTACATATTGAAAAAGATGGGTATAATAGAAAATTTTGTCTTTGATGGATGGGTAGACGATACAGACGAATGGTTGGAAGATAAGGATGTGTTTCTTTCAACTAGCATACACGAAGGTTATGGTATAGCGATAATGGAGGCTATGGCCAAAGGTATAAAGCCTGTAATACACAATTTTTACATAGCAGAAGAGTTTTACCCAAAAAAATACTTGTTTAATACAGTAGATGAGGCAGTAGATATGATAACAAATGATGACTATACTTCAGATGAATATAGAAAGTTTATTAAGAAGTATTCACTTAAAAATCAAATTCAAAAGATAAAATCGATTATACAAGGAATTTAAGCTAAAATACTTTTGATTTTTGCAAATAGCATCATTTGTTGTGAAATTGTAATTATAATAATGATATAATTTATTCCAGGAGGTAAAGGTGTGGAGAAAATTATAATTGTTATTTCGATATTGTTAGTGTCAGTTATTTTGCTTTTTCCAAAAGAAAAAAATCTGGATTTTGACGGTGTTACACTAAGGGTTTTACCGTTTAATGCAATAATCGTGGAAAAAGATCTTTCAGTTGCAAAGAGAATTAAACAATTGTACGAAAAAGAAAAGCTTTTCGTATTTGAAGGAAGTGTTGTATCTTTTCAAAAAAAGGAAAATGAGGCATTTTCTCAAGCAACGAATAAGGCAAGACAAGAACTTTCTGCATTTTTGGGTGCAAAGGTAAGTTCCGATGTGAACTTAAGGGAGAAAGTATCTGGAATAAGGGGAACATTTGGATATTACCAAGATGCAAGTGTTGTAGTTGATAATTTTGTTTCAAGTTCAAAGGTAATTGCAAGATGGAAGATTCCTCAGGGAAAAGGTATGTTTGAGTATCACGTATTAGTGCTTTATGATCCTGAGGCATTTGATACATTTATAAAACAGAGGGAACATGAGATAAATTTGTACTACGTAAAGCTTAATATAGAAAAAAGAAAAGTTACTAAGTTTTTAAAAATAGAGAATTTTGAAAAATTCAGGCAGGAATTTGAAAAGATAAAAAAAATAGGGAGTGCAATAGTAATAGAGATTTTGAATGGTAAAATAATTTCAAGGGAAAAAGATCCTATTTTATTTTTGATAAAAGATATAGGTTTAGAAGATGGAAAATACAGAATAATTTACCTAAAAAAGGAAAGAGAACTTACGTTGTTTATTTTTAAGGAGGCAAAAATGTGAAGTATCTTTATCCTGCTTTAATAGGTTACTTTTTAGGAGCGATCCCTTTCAGTTTTTTTATTGCAAAAATAAAGGGAATAGATATAAGGAAAACGGGAAGTGGAAATGTAGGAGGTACAAATGTATTAAGGAATGCAGGAGCATTTTACGGTGCACTTGCTTTCTTTTTTGATATATTCAAGGCGTATTTAGCGGTTATTTTAGTTGGAGATTTAGGTTTAGATTCCATGCTAATTGCTGGGGTTATGGCCGTTTTCGGACATTGTTATTCTGTCTTTTTGAGATTTAAAGGTGGCAAAGGTGTGGCAAGCACATTTGGAGTGTTTTTGGCAATTTATCCGTGGAGTGGACTTGTATTTTTTGTTTTTTGGCTTTTGATTGTTTCTATAACAAAATACGTTTCTCTTGCGTCTATGGTTGGTTTAACATGTGGTGCGCTTTTTACTTGGATTATGGGAAAAGACTTTTGGCCTATTTTTTTAGCACTTTCTCTCTTTTCCATATTGAGACATAGGGGAAATATTGAAAGATTAATAAAGGGAAATGAAAGAAAAACCGATGTAGTTGGATATTTCTTTGGGAAGGTGAAGAAAAATTGAAGAAAATAATTGTTGTTTTTTTAATCTTAACAGTTTCTTGTTTTGCTATATTAACCGAAGAGCAAAGTAGGCAATTTTTAAGTGAAGCCATAAAGTTGTGGGGAAAAGGGGATTTTCAAGCTGCAAGCAAGAAAATGGATGATGCCATTACGGGAAGTATTTCCGCCCGTGAAATTCCATGGTTTTGGTATTTTAAGGCGAAAGTTGATATTTACAATGACCGTGTAGATATTGCTAAAGAAAATTTAGAAACTTTATTGACCTTTACCAATATAGAAGAAATAAGGGATTTGTACAATAAAATAAGCATATTTAACAACCCAGAAAGTGTAGAAATTAATGGGTATGACTTTAAATTTGTTGAAGAGTACATGGGAAAAGAAGGATTAACCGAGTATTTTTACTCACCTGTTGGACTTGCTGTGTACGGAGAGATAATATACTTAATAGATAAAGAAAATAAAAGATTAATTAAGATAAAAAATGGAAGTATAGTAGATATTAAAAAATTAAGTTTTACTCCAAAGAGTATAGCTACGGATAGTTTTGGAAATCTATACATATCGTCAAATGATGCTATTTACAAAAACGGTAAACTTTTGTATTCTAATTTAAAATCCCCTATTATTGCAGGTGTAGATAGAGCGGGAAGGATAATTGTTGTAGATACAACAAAGATTTATGCGTTTGGAGATAAAAAAACAGAAAAGATGTTACCTATTCCTACCATTACACTTGACTGTGAGATTAACTACGAAAATCTCTATATTTTAGATGCATATTCCGGCAAAATTTTGGTGTATGATCTGTATACATTTAAAAAGAAAGGTGAAATACCTTTAAAAGAAAAGATATGGAGTTTTGAAGTTACCCCAGCAGGAAGAATAATATATTTTATTGGCAACAAGATTTACGTAGACGGAAGACAATTTGAAGTTAACTCAACACCTATGTTTATAGAGTATTCTTATCCAAATCTCTTCGTTATTGATTGGAAAGAAGACGTTGTAAAGAGATATCTTTTAAAGGATGATTTACCGATTTTTGTGAAGGTGGAAGACTTTGAAACTAAAGATGCAACTTTAACTTTGAATGTTTCCGTTGAAGATTTTTTTGGGAATGATATATACCTTGCAAGTGAGTTTTTAAATTTATACGAAGAAGATGTAAGGGAATATATTGATATTAATGGAAAAACCATAACAAAGGATGCAACTAATATAGCATCAAAAAATCTTTTAACGGATAGATTCTTAGGAAAGACTTTATATGAAGATAAAAATTGGAAATATACAGGTGGTGCAAAAATAGCTTTTAAAAATAGGGGAAAATACGTGTGGCAATTAACGTATAATTACGCAAAAATCTTTCCTATTCCGCTTGTTAGAGTAGCAGTTAAATTTGAAATGTTCGATAAAAAGTACAGTGATATAGTTATATACACGGAGGATGTTATTAGTGGAGAAGCTTCTAAAGGCGATTGAACTTACAAAGATGGGAAGGTTAGATGAAGCAGAAAAGATTTATAAAGAACTTATTAAAGAAAATATACCAGAGGCGTACAATAATTTGGGGAATATATATAGAAAGAAAGGGTTAATTGCAAGGGCTATTGAATACTATCAAAAAGCAATTGAGATAAAACCTGATTTTGCCGAGTGTTATTTTAATCTGGGCTGTGCGTATATGGAGATAGATAACTACTCTATGGCTATATTTAGCATGGAAAAGGCGGAAAAATTGGGATTTAAACAGTTTGATTTGGATGTGCAACTTGCATTATGTTACTTGGCAGTTGGAAATAAGAAGCGGGCAAATCAAAGGATGAAAGATGAAAAGGTGAGGGAAGAAGTATTAAAGTATATCGAGGAGGGGTAAAATGGAGAATTTGCAATTTTATTTAAAACCCTTGTTTGAATATTGGTATTATTCGTTAATTTCCGGTGTGTTTTTACTCTTTGCTGCAAAATTTGTTGAAAAGATAGCCATAGCAGTGTTGGGCTTTTTGCTGGGGATAAATATGATTTTTCCTGTTGTTGTGGAAAAAGTTCCGCAATTAAATGAAGTACTTTCAAATTATTATCAAATTGCCATGATAGTTGTTGGGATTATAACCGCTGCAATTTTGTACGCGCTGTATAAGTCTATTACCTTTATATTTGGTTTTGGTATAGTGGGAATTTTGGGTTATTACCTTACAGATATTGTTTTAAAATATTTGAATTTAAATGCTAACAATCCAACATATATTGCAATTGGAACGGGTTTAGTTTTTGGGATATTAGGGGGT is part of the Thermosipho affectus genome and encodes:
- a CDS encoding glycosyltransferase family 4 protein, coding for MNLERFILNGEFKKVVEFLEKGAKSAKDFNILGVAYYNLGKRNKAISNFKRALYLDQNNIDALFNLSEIYIQLGKYVKAKDYVLMLLKMYPTWDVYDMLSNIYTFEGFFESAYESLKKAIAIAPQEKAHLLREKLDLLTERMEKVKLQKKLAIVCAKGFDNFIDDIVHELSDQYWVQRRVVKTEKEIKDAINWADIVWLEWANEVAVIATNYPEIKGKRVVLRLHGYESLRKDFLLKINWNNVDDLIFVAKNVMKTAVENQPIIQTIPIHFVPNGINLEKYKYKVREKGYNIGFLGFFNYKKNPILAVQILKKLVDKDKKYKLYWAGQIQDDRMWRYINYILKKMGIIENFVFDGWVDDTDEWLEDKDVFLSTSIHEGYGIAIMEAMAKGIKPVIHNFYIAEEFYPKKYLFNTVDEAVDMITNDDYTSDEYRKFIKKYSLKNQIQKIKSIIQGI
- the plsY gene encoding glycerol-3-phosphate 1-O-acyltransferase PlsY codes for the protein MKYLYPALIGYFLGAIPFSFFIAKIKGIDIRKTGSGNVGGTNVLRNAGAFYGALAFFFDIFKAYLAVILVGDLGLDSMLIAGVMAVFGHCYSVFLRFKGGKGVASTFGVFLAIYPWSGLVFFVFWLLIVSITKYVSLASMVGLTCGALFTWIMGKDFWPIFLALSLFSILRHRGNIERLIKGNERKTDVVGYFFGKVKKN
- a CDS encoding NHL repeat-containing protein, giving the protein MKKIIVVFLILTVSCFAILTEEQSRQFLSEAIKLWGKGDFQAASKKMDDAITGSISAREIPWFWYFKAKVDIYNDRVDIAKENLETLLTFTNIEEIRDLYNKISIFNNPESVEINGYDFKFVEEYMGKEGLTEYFYSPVGLAVYGEIIYLIDKENKRLIKIKNGSIVDIKKLSFTPKSIATDSFGNLYISSNDAIYKNGKLLYSNLKSPIIAGVDRAGRIIVVDTTKIYAFGDKKTEKMLPIPTITLDCEINYENLYILDAYSGKILVYDLYTFKKKGEIPLKEKIWSFEVTPAGRIIYFIGNKIYVDGRQFEVNSTPMFIEYSYPNLFVIDWKEDVVKRYLLKDDLPIFVKVEDFETKDATLTLNVSVEDFFGNDIYLASEFLNLYEEDVREYIDINGKTITKDATNIASKNLLTDRFLGKTLYEDKNWKYTGGAKIAFKNRGKYVWQLTYNYAKIFPIPLVRVAVKFEMFDKKYSDIVIYTEDVISGEASKGD
- a CDS encoding tetratricopeptide repeat protein, which produces MLLVEKLLKAIELTKMGRLDEAEKIYKELIKENIPEAYNNLGNIYRKKGLIARAIEYYQKAIEIKPDFAECYFNLGCAYMEIDNYSMAIFSMEKAEKLGFKQFDLDVQLALCYLAVGNKKRANQRMKDEKVREEVLKYIEEG